The Streptomyces sp. SS1-1 genome has a segment encoding these proteins:
- a CDS encoding ParA family protein gives MPARDQGPAGFEAVGSVAVRTFAAHQSQTSPHTALTANKSMDGHHVNAMAGDGSGAPRNHFADYDELPEGHFYDPDAEYEPDPEYAATLAPDAARQRRERIGPTGRPLPYFPIPGPLTDHGPAKIIAMCNQKGGVGKTTSTINLGAALAEYGRRVLLVDFDPQGALSVGLGVNPMELDLTVYNLLMERGMSADEVLLKTAVPNMDLLPSNIDLSAAEVQLVSEVARESTLQRALKPLMDDYDFIVIDCQPSLGLLTVNALTAAHKVIVPLECEFFALRGVALLTETIEKVQERLNPELELDGILATMYDSRTVHSREVLARVVEAFDDHVYHTVIGRTVRFPETTVAGEPITTYASNSVGAAAYRQLAREVLARCHAE, from the coding sequence ATGCCTGCACGGGACCAGGGTCCCGCGGGATTCGAGGCTGTCGGCTCCGTCGCTGTCCGAACCTTCGCAGCCCACCAGAGCCAGACCAGCCCCCACACGGCTCTGACAGCAAACAAGAGCATGGATGGCCATCACGTGAACGCCATGGCCGGCGACGGAAGTGGCGCGCCCCGCAACCACTTCGCCGACTACGACGAACTGCCCGAAGGGCACTTCTACGACCCCGACGCGGAGTACGAGCCCGACCCCGAGTACGCGGCCACTCTCGCGCCCGACGCTGCCCGGCAGCGCCGCGAGCGCATCGGCCCGACCGGACGTCCGCTGCCGTACTTCCCGATCCCGGGTCCGCTGACCGACCACGGTCCCGCGAAGATCATCGCGATGTGCAACCAGAAGGGCGGCGTCGGCAAGACGACGTCGACCATCAACCTGGGTGCCGCACTCGCCGAATACGGTCGCCGCGTGCTGCTCGTGGACTTCGACCCGCAGGGCGCGCTGTCGGTCGGACTCGGTGTGAACCCGATGGAGCTCGACCTCACCGTCTACAACCTGCTCATGGAGCGGGGCATGTCGGCCGACGAGGTGCTGCTGAAGACGGCGGTCCCCAACATGGACCTGCTGCCCAGCAACATCGACCTGTCCGCCGCCGAGGTCCAGCTCGTCAGCGAGGTCGCCCGGGAGTCCACGCTCCAGCGCGCCCTGAAGCCGCTGATGGACGACTACGACTTCATCGTCATCGACTGCCAGCCCTCGCTCGGCCTGCTCACGGTCAACGCCCTGACGGCCGCGCACAAGGTGATCGTGCCGCTCGAGTGCGAGTTCTTCGCCCTGCGCGGTGTGGCCCTGCTGACCGAGACGATCGAGAAGGTCCAGGAACGGCTGAACCCGGAGCTGGAGCTCGACGGCATCCTCGCCACGATGTACGACTCGCGCACGGTCCACAGCCGTGAGGTCCTGGCGCGGGTGGTCGAGGCGTTCGACGACCACGTCTACCACACGGTCATCGGGCGCACGGTCCGCTTCCCGGAGACCACGGTCGCCGGTGAGCCGATCACCACGTACGCCTCCAACTCCGTCGGTGCCGCCGCCTACCGCCAGCTCGCCAGGGAGGTGCTCGCCCGGTGTCACGCCGAGTGA
- a CDS encoding segregation and condensation protein A, with amino-acid sequence MTSNDVPAPRAGAPAGRRRALGRGPGAAPPAPPEPAPERSPGEPAPSLPPVEPEQAPAVFEAPAVTPPPATAAALQPAPVLAAPAPEAPAARTAAADPGTAARPAPQEGAEAETDGVFKVRLANFEGPFDLLLQLISKHKLDVTEVALSKVTDEFMAHIRAMGPDWDLDETTEFLVVAATLLDLKAARLLPAAEVEDEADLALLEARDLLFARLLQYRAYKQIADIFNARLDDEARRYPRTVGLEPHHAELLPEVVISIGAEGFARLAVKAMQPKPKPQVYVEHIHAPLVSVQEQAGIVVARLKELGEASFRDLVADTGDTLTVVARFLALLELYREKAVALDQETALGDLMVRWTGGDGEDQPRVTDEFDRPPEPPEQEEKKA; translated from the coding sequence ATGACCTCGAACGACGTTCCCGCCCCGCGCGCCGGCGCCCCCGCCGGCCGCCGGCGCGCGCTGGGGCGGGGACCGGGGGCGGCGCCGCCGGCTCCTCCCGAGCCGGCACCGGAGCGCTCGCCCGGCGAGCCGGCACCGTCTCTTCCGCCCGTCGAGCCGGAACAGGCACCGGCTGTCTTCGAGGCCCCGGCAGTCACCCCACCGCCCGCGACCGCGGCCGCGCTGCAGCCCGCACCCGTGCTCGCCGCACCCGCGCCCGAGGCCCCCGCCGCACGAACCGCCGCCGCCGATCCCGGCACCGCGGCGCGGCCCGCCCCGCAGGAAGGCGCGGAGGCCGAGACCGACGGGGTCTTCAAGGTCCGGCTCGCCAACTTCGAGGGTCCCTTCGACCTGCTCCTCCAGCTGATCTCCAAGCACAAGCTGGACGTCACCGAGGTCGCCCTGTCCAAGGTGACCGACGAGTTCATGGCGCACATCCGGGCCATGGGACCGGACTGGGACCTGGACGAGACGACCGAGTTCCTGGTGGTCGCCGCCACCCTCCTCGACCTCAAGGCGGCCCGGCTGCTCCCGGCCGCCGAGGTCGAGGACGAGGCCGACCTGGCGCTCCTGGAGGCACGGGACCTGCTCTTCGCACGGCTGCTGCAGTACCGCGCGTACAAGCAGATCGCCGACATCTTCAACGCCCGGCTCGACGACGAGGCGCGCCGCTACCCCCGCACCGTCGGCCTGGAACCGCACCACGCCGAGCTGCTGCCCGAGGTCGTCATCAGCATCGGGGCGGAAGGATTCGCCAGGCTCGCGGTGAAGGCGATGCAGCCCAAGCCGAAGCCGCAGGTGTACGTCGAGCACATCCACGCGCCGCTGGTCAGCGTGCAGGAGCAGGCCGGGATCGTCGTCGCGCGGCTCAAGGAGCTGGGTGAGGCGAGCTTCCGGGACCTCGTGGCGGACACCGGCGACACCCTCACCGTCGTGGCGCGGTTCCTCGCGCTGCTGGAGCTGTACCGGGAGAAGGCCGTGGCCCTCGACCAGGAGACCGCGCTCGGCGACCTCATGGTGCGCTGGACCGGCGGGGACGGGGAGGACCAGCCGAGGGTGACCGACGAGTTCGACCGGCCGCCGGAGCCGCCCGAGCAGGAGGAGAAGAAGGCGTGA
- a CDS encoding ADP-ribosylglycohydrolase family protein — translation MTATTVRKRAATGALIGLALGDALGFPTEFNDVPSILAKCGPWREMPLPTPAIVTDDTQMTLALGKGLRTAMDRGLIGPKRLERPVREEFVDWYQSPENNRAPGRTCLVACNLLKDERRPWQDASQIGSKGCGANMRVAPLGLVPGLSGEQRAGAAQLQSGLTHGHPTALAASDLTAHAVHLLAGGADPTGLVGLLRSYAYDNRTRYHERWLGDLWTRSQDPTPEHFIARGWDDCLAVLDRLQDAVRSVSPETDPCLATGEGWIAEEALATGLLCFLWFVDEPLTALRRAACTAGDSDSIACLAGAFAGAHLGADAWPADWADRIEYRADLLALGALWDA, via the coding sequence ATGACCGCCACCACCGTCCGCAAGCGCGCCGCCACCGGCGCCCTCATCGGTCTCGCCCTCGGCGACGCGCTGGGCTTCCCCACGGAGTTCAACGACGTGCCGTCGATCCTCGCCAAGTGCGGGCCGTGGCGCGAGATGCCCCTGCCGACGCCGGCGATCGTCACCGACGACACCCAGATGACCCTGGCGCTGGGGAAGGGGCTGCGGACGGCGATGGACCGGGGCCTGATCGGGCCCAAACGGCTGGAGCGGCCCGTACGCGAGGAGTTCGTGGACTGGTATCAGTCGCCGGAGAACAACCGGGCGCCCGGCCGGACCTGCCTGGTCGCCTGCAACCTGCTCAAGGACGAGCGCAGGCCCTGGCAGGACGCCTCCCAGATCGGTTCCAAGGGCTGCGGCGCCAACATGCGCGTCGCCCCCCTCGGTCTCGTCCCCGGGCTCAGCGGCGAACAGCGCGCCGGCGCCGCCCAGTTGCAGTCCGGGCTCACCCACGGGCACCCCACCGCGCTCGCCGCGTCCGACCTGACCGCGCACGCCGTGCACCTCCTCGCGGGCGGCGCCGACCCGACCGGACTGGTCGGGCTGCTGCGGTCGTACGCCTACGACAACCGCACCCGGTACCACGAGCGCTGGCTCGGCGACCTGTGGACGCGCTCGCAGGACCCCACCCCCGAGCACTTCATCGCGCGCGGCTGGGACGACTGCCTGGCCGTGCTGGACCGGCTCCAGGACGCCGTCCGGTCCGTGTCGCCGGAGACCGACCCCTGCCTGGCCACCGGCGAGGGCTGGATCGCCGAGGAGGCGCTGGCCACCGGGCTGCTGTGCTTCCTGTGGTTCGTCGACGAGCCGCTGACCGCGCTGCGCCGGGCCGCCTGCACGGCCGGGGACTCCGACTCGATCGCCTGCCTGGCCGGGGCGTTCGCCGGCGCCCACCTCGGCGCGGACGCCTGGCCCGCCGACTGGGCCGACCGCATCGAGTACCGGGCCGACCTGCTGGCCCTCGGAGCGCTCTGGGACGCTTGA
- a CDS encoding NUDIX domain-containing protein produces the protein MTIKDTPEEWEVRATETPFVGNKTSVRTDDVVMPDGSVVRRDYQVHPGSVAVLALDDDDRVLLIKQYRHPVRHKLWEIPAGLLDVPGENPLHAAQRELYEEAHVKAEDWRVLTDVYTTPGGCDEAVRIFLARQLSEAEGERFEVEDEEADMEHARVPVDDLVRRVLAGDVHNNCLVVGVLSLAAARGGDGLDALRPAEAPWPARPFAS, from the coding sequence ATGACGATCAAGGACACCCCCGAGGAGTGGGAGGTCCGGGCGACCGAGACCCCCTTCGTGGGCAACAAGACCTCCGTCCGCACCGACGACGTGGTCATGCCGGACGGCTCGGTGGTGCGGCGCGACTACCAGGTCCACCCCGGCTCGGTCGCCGTGCTCGCCCTGGACGACGACGACCGCGTCCTGCTCATCAAGCAGTACCGCCACCCCGTCCGCCACAAGCTGTGGGAGATCCCGGCCGGCCTGCTCGACGTCCCCGGCGAGAACCCGCTGCACGCCGCCCAGCGCGAGCTGTACGAGGAGGCCCACGTCAAGGCCGAGGACTGGCGGGTGCTGACCGACGTCTACACCACGCCGGGCGGCTGCGACGAGGCCGTGCGGATCTTCCTCGCCCGGCAGCTCTCCGAGGCCGAGGGCGAGCGGTTCGAGGTGGAGGACGAGGAGGCCGACATGGAGCACGCGCGCGTGCCGGTCGACGACCTGGTCCGGCGCGTCCTCGCCGGTGACGTGCACAACAACTGCCTGGTCGTGGGCGTGCTGTCGCTGGCCGCCGCACGTGGCGGCGACGGGCTGGACGCGCTGCGCCCGGCGGAGGCCCCCTGGCCCGCGCGGCCCTTCGCCTCCTGA
- a CDS encoding pseudouridine synthase, whose protein sequence is MRSSSGRNSSGNNGGSRGGNSGGRGGSGGGRGNHRGAGNNRDDRQGGRPKKPRPEERRYDVGPGATQEGPKSGRGPAARGGAKGGPKKPLQRGRSVPATSREYEARAEERNRERYAGKKDVKLPKTFPGAEQEGERLQKVLARAGYGSRRACEELIDEARVEVNGEIVLEQGLRVDPEKDEIKVDGLTVATQSYQFFSLNKPAGVVSTMEDPEGRQCLGDYVTNRETRLFHVGRLDTETEGVILLTNHGELAHRLTHPRYGVRKTYLAHIVGPIPRDLGKQLKDGIQLEDGYARADHFRVVEQTGKNYLVEVTLHEGRKHIVRRMLAEAGFPVDKLVRVSFGPITLGDQKSGWLRRLSNTEVGMLMKEVDL, encoded by the coding sequence ATGCGAAGCAGCAGCGGCAGGAACAGCAGCGGAAACAACGGCGGGAGCCGTGGTGGCAACAGCGGCGGCCGCGGCGGGAGCGGCGGTGGTCGCGGTAACCACCGCGGCGCCGGCAACAACCGCGACGACCGGCAGGGCGGTCGTCCGAAGAAGCCGCGCCCGGAGGAGCGGCGTTACGACGTAGGCCCGGGCGCCACCCAGGAGGGCCCCAAGTCGGGCCGCGGGCCCGCGGCCCGCGGAGGCGCCAAGGGCGGGCCGAAGAAGCCCCTGCAGCGGGGCCGGTCGGTCCCGGCGACGTCCCGCGAGTACGAGGCGCGCGCCGAGGAGCGCAACCGCGAGCGGTACGCGGGCAAGAAGGACGTCAAGCTGCCCAAGACGTTCCCGGGCGCCGAGCAGGAGGGCGAGCGGCTGCAGAAGGTGCTCGCCCGGGCCGGCTACGGCTCGCGGCGCGCCTGCGAGGAACTGATCGACGAGGCGCGCGTCGAGGTCAACGGCGAGATCGTCCTCGAGCAGGGCCTGCGCGTGGACCCCGAGAAGGACGAGATCAAGGTCGACGGGCTGACCGTCGCCACGCAGTCGTACCAGTTCTTCTCGCTCAACAAGCCCGCCGGTGTCGTCTCCACGATGGAGGACCCCGAGGGCCGGCAGTGCCTCGGCGACTACGTCACCAACCGGGAGACCCGGCTGTTCCACGTCGGGCGGCTCGACACCGAGACCGAGGGCGTCATCCTGCTCACCAACCACGGCGAGCTGGCCCACCGCCTCACCCACCCCAGGTACGGCGTGCGCAAGACCTATCTCGCGCACATCGTCGGCCCGATCCCGCGCGACCTGGGCAAGCAGCTCAAGGACGGCATCCAGCTGGAGGACGGCTACGCGCGCGCCGACCACTTCCGGGTCGTCGAGCAGACCGGCAAGAACTACCTGGTCGAGGTGACCCTGCACGAGGGCCGCAAGCACATCGTGCGGCGGATGCTGGCCGAGGCCGGGTTCCCCGTCGACAAGCTGGTGCGGGTCTCCTTCGGCCCGATCACCCTCGGCGACCAGAAGTCCGGCTGGCTGCGCCGCCTGTCGAACACCGAGGTCGGCATGCTGATGAAGGAAGTCGATCTGTAG
- the ald gene encoding alanine dehydrogenase: MIDVKVGIPREVKNNEFRVAITPAGVLELVRNGHQVVIEQGAGLGSSIPDSEYVAAGAQILPTADEVWAAADLLLKVKEPIAEEYHRLRKDQTLFTYLHLAASKECTDALIESGTTAIAYETVELPTRALPLLAPMSEVAGRLAPQVGAYHLMRANGGRGVLPGGVPGVLAGRAVVIGGGVSGWNAAQIAIGMGFHVTLLDKDINKLREADKIFGTKIQTVVSNAFELEKACLEADLVIGAVLIPGAKAPKLVTNELVSRMKPGSVLVDIAIDQGGCFEDSRPTTHAEPTFPVHNSVFYCVANMPGAVPNTSTYALTNATLPYIVELANKGWVEALRRDPALAKGLNTHDGKVVYREVAEAHGLEHVELESLLG, encoded by the coding sequence GTGATCGACGTGAAGGTCGGCATCCCCCGCGAGGTCAAGAACAACGAGTTCCGGGTGGCCATCACCCCCGCCGGCGTGCTCGAGCTGGTGCGCAACGGCCACCAGGTCGTCATCGAGCAGGGCGCCGGCCTCGGCTCGTCGATCCCGGACAGCGAGTACGTCGCCGCGGGCGCCCAGATCCTGCCCACCGCGGACGAGGTGTGGGCCGCCGCCGACCTGCTGCTCAAGGTCAAGGAGCCCATCGCCGAGGAGTACCACCGCCTCCGCAAGGACCAGACGCTCTTCACCTACCTGCACCTGGCCGCGTCCAAGGAGTGCACGGACGCCCTCATCGAGTCCGGCACCACCGCGATCGCCTACGAGACGGTCGAGCTGCCCACCCGCGCCCTGCCGTTGCTCGCCCCCATGTCCGAGGTGGCGGGCCGGCTCGCCCCGCAGGTCGGCGCCTACCACCTGATGCGCGCCAACGGCGGCCGCGGTGTGCTGCCCGGCGGCGTCCCCGGCGTGCTCGCCGGCCGCGCCGTGGTCATCGGCGGCGGCGTCTCCGGCTGGAACGCCGCGCAGATCGCCATCGGCATGGGCTTCCACGTGACCCTGCTCGACAAGGACATCAACAAGCTCCGCGAGGCGGACAAGATCTTCGGCACGAAGATCCAGACCGTCGTCTCCAACGCCTTCGAGCTGGAGAAGGCCTGCCTCGAGGCCGACCTCGTCATCGGCGCGGTCCTCATCCCCGGCGCCAAGGCCCCGAAGCTCGTCACCAACGAGCTGGTCTCCCGGATGAAGCCGGGAAGTGTCCTTGTCGACATCGCGATCGACCAGGGCGGCTGCTTCGAGGACTCCCGTCCGACGACGCACGCCGAGCCGACCTTCCCGGTCCACAACTCGGTCTTCTACTGCGTCGCCAACATGCCCGGCGCGGTGCCCAACACCTCGACCTACGCGCTGACCAACGCCACGCTGCCGTACATCGTCGAACTGGCCAACAAGGGCTGGGTCGAGGCGCTGCGCCGTGACCCCGCGCTGGCCAAGGGCCTCAACACGCATGACGGCAAGGTCGTTTACCGCGAGGTCGCGGAGGCGCATGGCCTGGAGCACGTCGAGCTCGAGTCGCTCCTCGGCTGA
- a CDS encoding DNA polymerase beta superfamily protein → MLDALDLDLAPVIAEQPDPVLFATVSGAHLYGFPSRDSDVDLRGVHLLPAADLVGLREPDETRSRMWVRDGVEMDLVTHDLRKFVRLMLRRNGYVLEQLLSPLVVRTTDAHRELAGLAPGVLTSHHAHHYRGFATTQWRLFERTGELKPLLYTFRVLLTGIHLMRSGEVEPHLPTLLEAVDAPAYLPELIAAKAEREHGDAGVDHARVAADVQRLHAVLDEAQAASALPDAPSVHDALHAFVVRVRLEG, encoded by the coding sequence ATGCTCGACGCCCTCGACCTCGACCTGGCGCCCGTCATCGCCGAACAGCCCGACCCCGTGCTGTTCGCGACCGTCTCCGGCGCCCATCTGTACGGCTTCCCGTCGCGTGACTCGGACGTCGACCTGCGCGGGGTCCACCTGCTGCCGGCCGCCGACCTCGTCGGGCTCCGGGAGCCGGACGAGACCCGCTCCCGGATGTGGGTGCGCGACGGCGTCGAGATGGACCTGGTCACCCACGACCTGCGCAAGTTCGTACGGCTCATGCTGCGCCGCAACGGCTATGTGCTGGAGCAGCTGCTCTCCCCGCTCGTCGTGCGCACCACGGACGCCCACCGCGAGCTGGCCGGGCTCGCGCCGGGCGTGCTCACCTCGCACCACGCCCACCACTACCGGGGGTTCGCCACCACGCAGTGGCGGCTGTTCGAGCGGACCGGGGAGCTCAAGCCACTGCTCTACACCTTCCGCGTGCTGCTCACCGGCATCCACCTGATGCGCAGTGGCGAGGTCGAACCCCACCTGCCGACCCTGCTGGAAGCGGTCGACGCGCCCGCGTATCTGCCCGAGCTGATCGCGGCGAAGGCCGAACGGGAGCACGGGGACGCCGGCGTCGACCACGCGCGCGTGGCGGCCGACGTGCAGCGCCTGCACGCCGTGCTCGACGAGGCGCAGGCCGCCTCAGCGCTGCCCGACGCCCCGAGCGTCCACGACGCCCTGCACGCCTTCGTCGTCCGCGTACGCCTGGAGGGCTGA
- a CDS encoding tetratricopeptide repeat protein — protein sequence MTDQVVDTGDVRTSARTPDGSHFLGRTRELKELRADIERAGLDTLSGRKAPRARVLLIAGRPGSGRTALAGELARQVAGRYPDGVLRARLSEPDGTPVPVARTARDLLTDLDVPAPPGAAEDDLTAALREALADRRAVLLLDDAADAEQVDALLPDTPECLAVVVSGGPLTGISDVRPCTLGGLDTKSAVDLLTRLSGSVRITVDPRAAEGLVEVCQGQPAALTLAGGWLAARPQSAVSDLAKQLRAEGEEGTPLGRMLRLVHTSLPAPAARMLRLLTLAPAGLVDPHGASALAGCSVDGAHTTLEDLAALGLLHRVDSPLPQYRVPGCLHPLLQALSETQDRPGEVQLARARMLERTVRLLQSCRAITETDSPETRQKLLGVPRALRFPNPRAAADWLRLRRPALLASARAAVADGELDTLARRLMSQLVRAMAAHFGTQAAAGDLYEIHGLVLDVAERRNLPREKAAALLNLGDLDARTGRTREALARFRAALDAGREADDPYATGRAMESVGGAHLELGDYDRAADWYGRALAQRLARGERAETARLYGRTAEAHTYAGRYGEAQRNWRAAVAVHRKNGDIAGHARALSELARVQEYAGRLDESLRTCQEAVELARRAEDVRLQGALYLRLADTLDRLGDPSAAELHRGAARRILVEETDTAEEAGAAGSGPEDQAIEPKHGADACEIRSAANED from the coding sequence GTGACGGACCAGGTGGTGGACACAGGCGACGTCCGGACGTCGGCCCGGACCCCCGACGGCAGTCATTTCCTGGGCCGCACCCGCGAGTTGAAGGAACTGCGCGCCGACATCGAGCGCGCCGGCCTGGACACCCTCTCCGGCCGCAAGGCACCCCGCGCGCGCGTGCTCCTCATCGCCGGCCGCCCCGGCTCCGGCCGTACGGCACTCGCCGGGGAACTGGCCCGCCAGGTCGCCGGCCGCTACCCCGACGGGGTGCTCCGAGCCCGGCTCAGCGAACCCGACGGCACCCCCGTCCCCGTCGCCCGCACCGCCCGCGACCTGCTCACCGACCTCGACGTGCCCGCACCGCCCGGCGCCGCCGAGGACGACCTGACGGCCGCCCTGCGCGAGGCGCTGGCCGACCGCCGGGCCGTGCTGCTGCTCGACGACGCGGCCGACGCCGAGCAGGTGGACGCGCTGCTGCCGGACACCCCGGAGTGCCTGGCCGTCGTCGTCTCCGGCGGTCCGCTCACCGGCATCTCCGACGTCCGGCCCTGCACGCTCGGCGGCCTCGACACCAAGTCGGCCGTGGACCTGCTCACCCGGCTCTCCGGCTCCGTCCGCATCACCGTCGACCCGAGGGCCGCCGAAGGGCTCGTCGAGGTGTGCCAGGGGCAGCCCGCCGCGCTGACGCTGGCCGGCGGCTGGCTCGCCGCCCGCCCCCAGTCGGCCGTCTCCGACCTGGCCAAACAGCTGCGCGCCGAGGGCGAGGAGGGCACCCCGCTCGGCCGCATGCTGCGGCTCGTCCACACCTCGCTGCCCGCCCCCGCCGCCCGGATGCTGCGCCTGCTGACGCTGGCCCCCGCCGGTCTCGTCGACCCGCACGGCGCGTCCGCCCTCGCCGGCTGCTCGGTGGACGGCGCCCACACCACCCTCGAGGACCTGGCCGCCCTCGGACTGCTGCACCGCGTCGACTCGCCGCTGCCCCAGTACCGGGTACCGGGCTGTCTGCACCCGCTCCTGCAGGCCCTCAGCGAGACCCAGGACCGGCCCGGCGAGGTCCAGCTCGCCCGCGCCCGCATGCTGGAGCGGACCGTACGGCTGCTCCAGTCCTGCCGGGCGATCACCGAGACCGACAGCCCCGAGACCCGCCAGAAACTCCTCGGCGTGCCCCGCGCCCTGCGCTTCCCGAACCCCCGGGCGGCCGCCGACTGGCTGCGGCTGCGCCGGCCCGCCCTGCTGGCGTCGGCCCGGGCCGCGGTCGCCGACGGAGAGCTGGACACCCTCGCCCGACGGCTGATGTCGCAGCTGGTCAGGGCGATGGCCGCGCACTTCGGCACCCAGGCCGCCGCCGGGGACCTGTACGAGATCCACGGCCTCGTCCTCGACGTGGCCGAGCGCCGGAACCTGCCCCGGGAGAAGGCCGCGGCCCTGCTGAACCTCGGCGACCTGGACGCCCGCACCGGGCGCACCCGCGAGGCGCTGGCGCGTTTCCGGGCCGCGCTGGACGCCGGACGCGAGGCGGACGACCCGTACGCGACCGGCCGCGCGATGGAATCCGTGGGCGGCGCCCATCTGGAGCTCGGCGACTACGACCGGGCCGCCGACTGGTACGGCCGGGCCCTCGCCCAGCGCCTGGCCCGCGGGGAGCGCGCCGAGACCGCCCGGCTCTACGGCAGGACCGCCGAGGCGCACACCTACGCGGGCCGCTACGGCGAGGCCCAGCGCAACTGGCGGGCCGCGGTCGCCGTCCACCGCAAGAACGGCGACATCGCAGGTCACGCGCGTGCCCTGAGCGAGCTGGCCCGGGTCCAGGAGTACGCCGGACGGCTCGACGAGTCGCTGCGCACCTGCCAGGAGGCGGTGGAGCTGGCCCGCCGCGCCGAGGACGTACGGCTCCAGGGAGCGCTCTATCTGCGGCTCGCCGACACCCTCGACCGGCTCGGCGATCCCTCCGCCGCTGAGCTGCACCGGGGCGCCGCGCGACGGATCCTGGTGGAGGAGACCGATACGGCCGAGGAGGCCGGCGCGGCCGGGTCCGGGCCCGAGGACCAGGCCATCGAGCCGAAACACGGCGCTGACGCCTGCGAAATCCGTAGCGCTGCGAACGAAGATTGA
- a CDS encoding NUDIX hydrolase → MPGPVVPDGYDKHAHEPFAVTADLAVLTVRDDALHVLLVERGQEPYRGHWALPGGFVQPDESAETAARRELAEETGLSDVSGLHLEQLRTYSEPDRDPRMRVVTVAFTALLPDPPEPHGGSDAAQARWVPYDEARPLAFDHDRILADAHRRIGAQLEYSGLATAFCPPEFTLGELQKVYEVVWGTALDRPNFRRKVLATPGFVEPVPGAARLTGGRGKPAALYRAGTATTLHPPLLRPTPEGRPA, encoded by the coding sequence ATGCCCGGACCCGTCGTGCCCGACGGCTACGACAAGCACGCCCACGAGCCCTTCGCCGTCACCGCCGACCTCGCCGTCCTCACCGTCCGCGACGACGCCCTGCACGTCCTGCTCGTCGAGCGCGGACAGGAGCCGTACCGCGGCCACTGGGCGCTGCCCGGCGGCTTCGTGCAGCCCGACGAGTCCGCCGAGACGGCCGCCCGGCGCGAACTCGCCGAGGAGACCGGCCTGTCGGACGTCAGCGGCCTCCACCTCGAGCAGCTGCGCACCTACAGCGAGCCGGACCGCGACCCCCGGATGCGGGTCGTCACCGTCGCCTTCACCGCCCTGCTGCCCGATCCGCCCGAACCGCACGGCGGCAGCGACGCGGCCCAGGCCCGCTGGGTCCCGTACGACGAGGCCCGGCCGCTCGCCTTCGACCACGACCGCATCCTGGCCGACGCCCACCGGCGGATCGGCGCCCAGCTGGAGTACTCCGGGCTCGCCACCGCCTTCTGCCCGCCCGAGTTCACGCTCGGCGAGCTCCAGAAGGTCTACGAGGTGGTGTGGGGCACGGCCCTGGACCGGCCCAACTTCCGGCGCAAGGTGCTCGCCACCCCCGGCTTCGTCGAACCCGTCCCCGGCGCGGCCCGGCTCACCGGCGGCCGCGGCAAACCGGCCGCGCTGTACCGCGCGGGCACCGCGACCACCCTCCACCCGCCCCTGCTCAGGCCCACCCCGGAAGGACGCCCCGCATGA
- the scpB gene encoding SMC-Scp complex subunit ScpB — protein sequence MSEITGPPAGSRAVADLDLKPALEAMLMVVDEPASEEHLAKLLERPRRQIADALRELADEYAVQGRGFELRFVAGGWRFYTRPEYAAAVERLVLDGQTARLTQAALETLAVVAYRQPVSRSRVSAVRGVNCDGVMRTLLQRGLVEEAGAEPETGAILYRTTNYFLERMGLRGLDELPELAPFLPEAEAIEAETLEAVPSFDPDAPDSEDADDKTEL from the coding sequence GTGAGCGAGATCACCGGGCCGCCCGCCGGGTCACGTGCCGTCGCGGACCTCGACCTCAAGCCCGCCCTGGAGGCGATGCTCATGGTCGTGGACGAGCCCGCCTCCGAGGAGCACCTGGCGAAGCTGCTGGAGCGGCCGCGGCGGCAGATCGCGGACGCGCTGCGGGAGCTCGCCGACGAGTACGCCGTACAGGGACGTGGCTTCGAGCTGCGGTTCGTCGCGGGCGGCTGGCGTTTCTACACCCGGCCCGAGTACGCGGCGGCCGTCGAGCGCCTGGTCCTGGACGGGCAGACGGCCCGCCTCACCCAGGCCGCCCTGGAGACCCTCGCGGTCGTCGCGTACCGCCAGCCGGTCAGCCGCAGCCGCGTCTCGGCCGTGCGCGGGGTGAACTGCGACGGTGTGATGCGCACCCTGCTGCAGCGCGGTCTGGTCGAGGAGGCGGGCGCGGAACCTGAAACAGGTGCGATCCTGTACAGGACGACGAACTACTTCCTGGAGCGGATGGGCCTGCGCGGTCTGGACGAGCTCCCGGAGCTCGCGCCCTTCCTCCCCGAGGCGGAGGCGATCGAGGCCGAGACACTGGAAGCGGTCCCGTCGTTCGATCCGGACGCCCCGGATTCCGAGGACGCAGACGACAAGACGGAACTTTGA